A genomic segment from Fibrobacter sp. UWEL encodes:
- a CDS encoding GtrA family protein produces the protein MVEIKGVLAQLARYLLVGGFAFLVDFGLFAFCLYVLGLHYLLANFIGLVAGLVLNYALSVRWVFSDCKRRLEMRKSAEFAVFAVIGFAGVALNELLMVFLVDSLHGQEMISKMIAAAVVLMWNFGVRKLTLFREKKD, from the coding sequence ATGGTTGAAATAAAAGGAGTGCTAGCGCAACTAGCACGTTACTTACTAGTGGGTGGATTTGCCTTTCTAGTGGATTTTGGGCTATTCGCTTTTTGCCTGTATGTTCTAGGCTTGCATTATCTGCTTGCGAATTTCATCGGATTGGTTGCTGGTCTGGTACTCAACTATGCCCTTAGCGTCAGGTGGGTTTTCTCGGATTGTAAACGCAGGCTTGAAATGCGCAAGTCTGCAGAGTTTGCCGTATTCGCCGTGATTGGTTTTGCAGGTGTTGCGCTTAACGAACTGTTGATGGTTTTCCTGGTGGACTCGCTCCATGGGCAGGAAATGATTTCCAAGATGATCGCCGCGGCAGTTGTTTTGATGTGGAACTTCGGAGTGCGAAAGCTGACCTTGTTCCGAGAAAAAAAGGATTGA